From the Gallaecimonas kandeliae genome, one window contains:
- the fliS gene encoding flagellar export chaperone FliS encodes MRTNIRQYQGADMDARLLEADPHQVILMLMNGVLEKMAVAKGCIERNDIQGKSKAINSAVSLISGLQGVLDFDSEPEVSQVFSNFYDLMSRKLLEASASREIAAFDELTELFTPLRNAWRDMPQEHKQEGLEKLRQKASS; translated from the coding sequence ATGAGAACGAACATCCGGCAGTACCAGGGTGCAGACATGGACGCACGTCTGTTGGAGGCCGATCCGCACCAGGTGATCCTGATGCTGATGAATGGCGTCCTGGAGAAGATGGCGGTCGCCAAAGGATGTATTGAGCGCAATGATATCCAGGGCAAGTCCAAGGCCATCAACAGCGCCGTCTCCCTGATCAGCGGCCTGCAGGGGGTGTTGGACTTCGACAGCGAGCCTGAGGTTTCCCAAGTCTTCTCCAACTTCTACGATCTGATGTCCCGAAAACTCCTTGAAGCCAGCGCTTCCCGTGAGATTGCGGCCTTCGACGAATTGACTGAACTCTTCACTCCCTTGCGAAATGCCTGGCGTGACATGCCCCAGGAGCACAAGCAAGAGGGACTGGAAAAGCTGCGTCAGAAAGCCTCTTCCTGA
- a CDS encoding flagellin, with translation MALFVNTNVASLNSQRVMSRSTDELQTSYERLSSGLRINSAKDDAAGLQISSRLTAQINGLNQAVRNANDGISLAQTAEGALDEYTNILQRMRTLAVQASNGSNSTADSTALSQEYGQLSDELDRISSQTQFAGVNLLDGSYSANFQIGANVSQTISISITQSFGHTGVGLGTSIANFDAAQSQLAAIDSALNVVNTTRANLGATQNRFSSVIRSQTNTSQNLSASRSRIQDADYAAETAMLAKNTVLQQAASSMLSQANQQPQMALSLLKG, from the coding sequence ATGGCACTATTTGTGAACACCAACGTGGCCTCACTGAACTCGCAACGAGTGATGTCACGTTCAACCGATGAACTGCAAACCAGCTACGAACGCCTGTCTTCCGGCCTGCGCATCAACAGCGCCAAAGACGACGCCGCTGGCCTGCAGATCTCCAGCCGTCTGACGGCCCAGATCAACGGCCTCAACCAGGCTGTCCGCAACGCCAACGACGGCATTTCCCTGGCACAGACCGCCGAAGGGGCGCTGGACGAGTACACCAACATACTGCAGCGGATGCGGACCCTGGCGGTTCAGGCCTCCAACGGCTCCAATAGCACCGCCGACAGTACGGCGCTGAGCCAGGAATACGGTCAGCTCTCAGACGAACTGGACCGTATCTCCAGCCAAACCCAGTTTGCCGGTGTGAACTTGCTGGACGGCAGTTATTCTGCCAACTTCCAGATCGGTGCCAACGTCTCCCAGACCATCAGCATCTCCATCACCCAGAGCTTCGGTCACACCGGTGTCGGCCTGGGGACTTCCATCGCCAACTTCGACGCGGCCCAGAGCCAGCTGGCGGCCATCGACAGCGCCCTGAACGTCGTCAACACCACCAGGGCGAACCTGGGTGCCACTCAGAACCGCTTCAGTTCGGTGATCCGTTCACAGACCAACACTTCCCAGAACTTGAGCGCTTCCCGGTCACGTATCCAAGATGCGGACTACGCCGCCGAAACTGCTATGCTGGCCAAGAACACAGTGCTGCAACAAGCCGCCAGTTCCATGCTGAGCCAGGCTAATCAGCAGCCGCAAATGGCACTTTCCTTGCTCAAAGGTTAA
- the flgH gene encoding flagellar basal body L-ring protein FlgH: MRSLALMVLLMLGGCASYGTKPIPDDPDYAPVLPAYDEKPLAATGSMFYDAGAQNLYADRKAARVGDIITILLQESTSAKKSANTDLKRNSKVDLPAPEVLGAPITIKGKTLGVGIDGKNEFKGQSDADQANQLSGSISVNVIRVLPNGALMVRGEKWITLNNGEEFIRLTGLVRADDVSADNTVSSTRVANARIQYSGTGAFADIQQQGWLTRFFNSPLWPF, encoded by the coding sequence CACCAAGCCTATCCCCGACGATCCGGACTATGCCCCTGTGCTGCCGGCCTACGACGAGAAGCCGCTGGCGGCCACCGGCTCCATGTTCTACGACGCCGGCGCCCAGAACCTCTATGCCGACCGCAAGGCCGCCAGGGTAGGGGACATCATCACCATACTGCTGCAGGAAAGCACCAGCGCCAAGAAGTCCGCCAATACCGACCTCAAGCGCAACTCCAAGGTGGATCTGCCTGCCCCGGAAGTGCTGGGTGCCCCCATCACCATCAAGGGCAAGACCCTGGGGGTGGGCATCGATGGCAAGAACGAGTTCAAGGGCCAGTCCGACGCCGACCAGGCCAACCAGCTGTCCGGCTCCATCTCGGTGAACGTGATCCGGGTGCTGCCCAACGGTGCCCTGATGGTGCGCGGCGAGAAGTGGATCACCCTCAACAACGGCGAGGAGTTCATCCGCCTTACCGGCCTGGTACGCGCCGATGACGTCAGCGCCGACAACACCGTCTCTTCCACCCGAGTGGCCAATGCCCGTATCCAATACTCCGGCACCGGCGCCTTTGCCGACATCCAGCAGCAGGGCTGGCTGACCCGCTTCTTCAACTCGCCGCTCTGGCCCTTCTGA
- a CDS encoding flagellar basal body P-ring protein FlgI, with protein MMKRLWFLALLLTASVQAERIKDLASVAGVRDNQLIGYGLVVGLPGTGEQSPFTEQSFASMLRNFGIQMPTGQRPNIKNVAAVAVSATLPPFSKPGQEIDITVSSVGSAKSLRGGTLLQTFLKGVDGQVYALAQGNLLVSGFSAEGADGSKIVGNTPTAGRIPGGAIVEREVASPFANSDFITFNLHRADFTTAKRMEDAINNLLGPGVAKALGAASVQVRAPRDVDQRVSYLSTLENLEFNPATEAAKIIVNSRTGTIVVGAEVRLKPAAITHGGLTITISENPQVSQPNALSQGQTVVVPNSNVQVTENQGRMFYFDPGVTLQDLVRAVNQVGAAPSDVMAILEALKQAGALSGELIVI; from the coding sequence ATGATGAAACGCCTGTGGTTTTTGGCATTGCTGCTGACCGCTTCCGTCCAGGCCGAAAGGATCAAGGATCTGGCCTCGGTGGCCGGGGTGCGGGACAACCAGCTGATCGGCTATGGCCTGGTGGTGGGCCTGCCCGGCACCGGTGAGCAGAGCCCCTTCACCGAGCAGTCCTTCGCCTCCATGCTGCGCAATTTCGGCATCCAGATGCCGACCGGCCAGCGCCCCAACATCAAGAACGTGGCGGCGGTGGCGGTCAGTGCCACCTTGCCGCCCTTTTCCAAGCCTGGCCAGGAGATCGACATCACCGTCTCCTCCGTGGGCTCGGCCAAGAGCCTGCGCGGCGGCACCCTGCTGCAGACCTTCCTCAAAGGGGTGGATGGCCAGGTCTATGCCCTGGCCCAGGGCAACCTGCTGGTCTCCGGCTTCAGCGCCGAAGGGGCCGACGGCTCCAAGATAGTGGGCAATACCCCCACCGCCGGCCGTATCCCTGGCGGCGCCATAGTGGAACGGGAAGTGGCCTCGCCCTTCGCCAACTCCGATTTCATCACCTTCAACCTGCACAGAGCCGACTTCACCACCGCCAAGCGCATGGAAGACGCCATCAACAACCTGTTGGGCCCAGGCGTGGCCAAGGCCCTGGGCGCCGCATCGGTACAGGTGCGGGCGCCCCGCGACGTGGACCAACGGGTCAGCTACCTGTCCACCCTGGAGAACCTGGAGTTCAACCCGGCTACCGAAGCGGCCAAGATCATCGTCAATTCCCGGACCGGCACCATAGTGGTGGGGGCCGAGGTACGGCTCAAACCGGCGGCCATCACCCACGGCGGCCTGACCATCACCATTTCCGAGAACCCCCAGGTCAGCCAGCCCAACGCCCTGAGCCAGGGCCAGACGGTGGTGGTGCCCAATTCCAATGTGCAGGTCACCGAGAACCAGGGCCGGATGTTCTACTTCGACCCCGGCGTCACGCTGCAGGATCTGGTGCGGGCCGTGAATCAGGTGGGGGCGGCTCCCTCTGACGTCATGGCCATCCTCGAGGCCCTCAAGCAGGCCGGCGCCCTGTCCGGGGAGTTGATCGTCATATGA
- the flgL gene encoding flagellar hook-associated protein FlgL, protein MRVSTQMIFQSGLTSILGSQESLVKLRDQVSTQQRILQPSDDPAGAGTVLRLNEQLTTSEQYRNNGDSLKSRLGIAETTLSGMTDTLNSIRTLLVQANNGTNGPDDRDALAQQLEGLRDQLMDAMNTRDANGDYIFSGNEGGTPPYQLINGSYVYQGDQGKQQVQVAGAVAIDANFPGYDLFDNLAPTLSAVGTLTAGAGTVSTQVVDSGQFEAFYRANYDPNNAPGNTFSVTTVAGAPDSYQVTDSGGTVLASGNYVPGQAINFNGMDITLSGAAGAAADITLQPPVKDNILNALTSYAASLRDNSLTPDQRQAAAAAVQGGAQQTYDSVVGGQATIGGRVNVIDTLQSAAEAAEVNTKQTRADIAEVDIGEAVSKLAQQQTVMQAAYSGFHLVNSLSLFNYVN, encoded by the coding sequence ATGCGTGTATCGACCCAGATGATCTTCCAATCGGGGCTGACCAGCATCCTGGGCAGCCAGGAGTCCCTGGTGAAGCTAAGGGACCAGGTCAGCACCCAACAGCGGATACTGCAACCGTCGGATGACCCGGCCGGTGCCGGCACAGTGCTGCGCCTCAACGAGCAGCTGACCACCTCGGAGCAGTACCGCAACAACGGCGATAGCCTGAAGTCGCGTTTGGGGATTGCCGAGACCACCCTGTCCGGCATGACCGATACCCTCAATAGCATCCGTACCCTCCTGGTACAGGCCAACAACGGCACCAACGGCCCAGACGATCGAGATGCCCTGGCCCAGCAGCTGGAAGGGCTGCGCGACCAGCTGATGGACGCCATGAACACCCGCGATGCCAATGGCGACTACATCTTCTCCGGCAACGAGGGAGGCACACCGCCTTACCAGCTGATCAACGGCAGCTACGTCTACCAGGGAGATCAGGGCAAACAGCAGGTCCAAGTGGCTGGGGCCGTGGCCATCGACGCCAACTTCCCCGGTTATGACCTCTTCGACAATTTGGCGCCGACCCTGAGTGCCGTCGGAACTTTGACGGCGGGGGCCGGCACCGTCAGTACTCAGGTCGTTGACAGCGGCCAGTTCGAGGCCTTCTATCGAGCCAACTACGACCCCAATAACGCCCCTGGCAATACCTTTAGCGTCACCACCGTTGCCGGCGCGCCCGACAGCTATCAGGTAACCGACAGCGGCGGCACTGTGCTGGCCAGCGGCAACTACGTGCCGGGCCAGGCCATCAACTTCAACGGCATGGACATCACCTTGAGCGGCGCCGCTGGCGCGGCGGCAGACATCACACTGCAACCGCCGGTCAAGGACAACATCCTCAACGCCCTGACCAGCTATGCCGCCAGCCTGCGTGACAACAGTCTGACGCCGGATCAGCGGCAAGCGGCTGCCGCCGCCGTGCAGGGGGGTGCCCAGCAGACCTACGACAGCGTGGTAGGAGGCCAGGCAACCATAGGCGGTAGGGTCAATGTCATCGACACCTTGCAGAGCGCCGCCGAAGCAGCCGAGGTCAACACCAAGCAAACCCGGGCTGACATAGCAGAAGTGGACATAGGTGAAGCGGTTTCGAAGCTGGCCCAGCAGCAGACGGTGATGCAAGCAGCTTATTCCGGCTTCCACCTGGTGAATTCTTTGAGTTTGTTCAACTACGTAAATTAA
- a CDS encoding flagellin, producing the protein MALFVNSNISSLNSQRVMARSTDELSTSYERLSSGLRINSAKDDAAGLQISSRLTAQINGLNQGVRNANDGISLAQTAEGALDEYTNILQRMRTLAVQASNGSNSTADSTALSNEYGQLSTELDRISGQTQFAGVNLLDGSYSANFQIGANVSQTISISITQSFGHSGVGLGTGIANFDAAQSQIAAVDCALNIVNTNRATLGATQNRFSSVIRSQTNTSQNLSASRSRIQDADYAAETATLARNSVLQQAASSMLSQANQQPQIALSLLR; encoded by the coding sequence ATGGCTCTGTTCGTTAACAGCAATATCTCATCCCTGAACTCACAGCGCGTAATGGCTCGTTCCACTGACGAGCTGAGCACCAGCTACGAGCGTCTGTCCTCAGGCCTGCGCATCAACAGCGCCAAGGACGACGCCGCCGGTCTGCAGATCTCCAGCCGTCTGACCGCTCAGATCAACGGTCTGAACCAGGGTGTACGTAACGCCAACGACGGTATCTCTCTGGCCCAGACCGCTGAAGGCGCCCTGGATGAGTATACCAACATCCTGCAGCGGATGCGGACCCTGGCTGTGCAGGCCTCCAACGGCTCCAACAGCACCGCTGACAGTACAGCACTGAGCAACGAATATGGCCAGCTGTCCACCGAATTGGACCGTATCTCCGGCCAGACCCAGTTCGCCGGTGTGAACCTGCTGGACGGTAGCTATTCTGCCAACTTCCAGATCGGTGCCAACGTCTCCCAGACCATCTCCATCTCCATCACCCAGAGCTTCGGCCACTCCGGTGTGGGCCTGGGTACCGGCATTGCCAACTTTGATGCCGCTCAGAGCCAGATCGCCGCTGTGGACTGTGCACTGAACATCGTCAACACCAACAGGGCTACCCTGGGTGCCACCCAGAACCGCTTCAGCTCGGTGATCCGTTCACAGACCAACACTTCCCAGAACCTGAGCGCTTCCCGTTCACGTATCCAGGATGCTGACTACGCGGCAGAAACTGCTACTCTGGCTCGTAACAGCGTGCTGCAACAGGCCGCCAGCTCCATGCTGAGCCAAGCCAACCAGCAGCCTCAGATCGCCCTGTCCCTGCTGCGTTAA
- the flgK gene encoding flagellar hook-associated protein FlgK: MSNEMMRIGVSGIYANQIALNTTGNNITNVNTQGYSRQRVEFTAEVMGGVDQVTVNRLMDQFAQSQLRKDSSNLGFAQSYLDQANRTDKLLGDASTSIGTGIATLFSRVNSMNDEASNLPNRSLALSEMSNMLATYQRQADQFASQQDEVNKQISTYADQANGLIGNIYSLNQKLGAVGNNQNDSQRSTLLDQRDDYIRQLSELMDVQVTPANGDAVNVTMANGQALVLPDSRATVQAIPGDPEQRRLELSVTLGTQSFDVDADSVGGKLGGLGQFRRDLLEPAQRQLGQMALSMCDAFNKQQHLGLDLNGNLGGDIFSLPTATAYGFAGNSSPNHQVTATVADGTQLTSQDYRIVFTSATDYEIQPLDENGKLSGTSVTGTLPAQPPVIDGLQLNLAAATPPGAFAAGDTFELKPTRDAASQIQMLMERPQELALASPIRVDEGTDNLGTAKLSSLSVTNTDAATSGFSATPPPLLDSTAPGKIVFLSASQYQLYDQSGATIGGPTAYDPNTAIPAPPLDYGFSMKLSGVPAAGDSFSLNANLDSATGVMTAKSDNSNGLKLAALQNADLVRTSAAGAATVDGQSLGAAFAAMVTDVGDKTGSMKVKQEAAQALHDESQGRLQAVSGVNLDEEAANLIQFQQAYSATARILSTAQSVFDNLLKAIG; this comes from the coding sequence ATGTCCAATGAAATGATGCGCATAGGTGTGTCGGGGATCTACGCCAACCAGATCGCCCTGAACACCACAGGCAACAACATCACCAACGTCAACACCCAGGGCTATTCACGCCAGCGGGTGGAGTTTACGGCCGAGGTGATGGGGGGCGTCGATCAGGTTACCGTCAACCGCTTGATGGACCAGTTCGCCCAGAGCCAACTGCGCAAGGACTCCAGCAACCTGGGTTTTGCCCAGTCCTACCTGGATCAGGCCAACCGCACCGACAAGCTGCTGGGGGATGCCAGCACCAGCATTGGCACCGGCATCGCCACCCTTTTTTCCCGCGTCAACAGCATGAACGACGAGGCCAGCAACCTGCCCAACCGCAGCCTGGCCCTGTCCGAGATGAGCAACATGCTGGCCACCTACCAGCGCCAGGCCGACCAGTTCGCCTCCCAGCAGGACGAAGTCAACAAACAGATCAGCACCTATGCCGACCAGGCCAACGGTCTGATCGGTAACATCTATTCCCTGAACCAGAAACTGGGCGCCGTTGGCAACAACCAGAACGACAGCCAGCGCTCTACCTTGCTGGACCAGCGGGACGACTATATCCGCCAGCTCTCCGAGCTGATGGACGTGCAGGTGACTCCGGCCAACGGTGACGCCGTCAACGTTACCATGGCCAACGGCCAGGCCCTGGTATTGCCTGATAGCCGCGCCACAGTGCAGGCCATTCCCGGCGACCCCGAGCAGCGCCGCCTGGAGCTGTCGGTCACCCTGGGCACCCAGAGTTTTGACGTCGATGCTGACAGCGTCGGCGGCAAGCTGGGGGGACTTGGCCAGTTCCGCCGGGATCTGCTGGAGCCGGCCCAGCGCCAGTTGGGGCAGATGGCCCTGAGCATGTGTGACGCCTTCAACAAGCAGCAACACCTGGGCCTGGATCTCAACGGCAACCTGGGGGGGGACATCTTCAGCTTGCCTACCGCTACCGCCTACGGTTTTGCCGGCAACTCCAGTCCCAACCACCAGGTGACGGCCACCGTTGCCGACGGTACCCAGTTGACTTCCCAGGATTACCGCATCGTCTTTACCAGCGCCACCGACTACGAGATCCAGCCCCTGGACGAGAACGGCAAGCTGAGCGGCACCTCGGTCACAGGCACCTTGCCGGCCCAGCCGCCGGTGATTGACGGCCTGCAGCTGAACCTGGCGGCGGCCACGCCTCCTGGCGCCTTTGCCGCCGGCGATACCTTCGAACTCAAGCCGACCCGGGACGCAGCCTCCCAGATCCAGATGCTCATGGAAAGGCCCCAGGAACTGGCCTTGGCATCGCCTATCCGTGTCGACGAAGGCACCGACAACCTGGGCACCGCCAAGCTGTCTTCCCTAAGCGTGACCAATACCGACGCCGCCACTTCAGGCTTCAGCGCCACGCCGCCGCCCCTGCTGGACAGCACGGCGCCGGGCAAGATCGTCTTCCTGAGCGCCAGCCAGTACCAGCTCTATGACCAGAGCGGTGCCACCATTGGCGGCCCCACTGCCTACGATCCCAATACCGCCATACCGGCACCGCCCCTGGACTACGGCTTCTCGATGAAGCTGAGCGGGGTACCGGCGGCAGGGGACAGTTTCAGCCTCAACGCCAACCTCGACAGCGCCACCGGCGTCATGACCGCCAAGTCCGATAACAGCAACGGCCTCAAACTGGCGGCGCTGCAGAATGCTGACCTGGTGCGCACCAGCGCCGCCGGCGCCGCGACCGTCGACGGCCAAAGCCTGGGGGCGGCCTTTGCCGCCATGGTCACGGACGTGGGGGACAAGACCGGCTCCATGAAGGTCAAGCAGGAGGCTGCCCAGGCCTTGCATGACGAGAGCCAGGGGCGGCTGCAGGCCGTGTCTGGGGTCAACTTGGACGAAGAAGCCGCCAACCTCATCCAGTTCCAGCAAGCCTACAGTGCCACGGCGCGGATCCTGTCCACCGCCCAGAGCGTTTTCGACAACCTGCTGAAAGCCATAGGTTAA
- the fliD gene encoding flagellar filament capping protein FliD produces MTTITNAGIGSGLNLESIIQVYVNAEQAPQEAILNNKEADTNTELSGIGKLKSALASFQATVKKLADLKSFDQSSVNISGPDTGAFSVTTSNASNGSFQVEVQQLAQGSRLDSTNFASSSTTFGTGGTLSFAVGSNSVDVAVTSTDTLADIRDKINSATGSIGVTANIINSDAGSQLVLSSATTGSANQLTVTSSGDASLADLSTNLTTAQAAQNGQITVNGAVITNSTNTYENAIQGVTITATKQTTGANTLDISRDTGAVTDLVKEFVDGYNSLKDTLNSVGDPKNGELAFDPLVRQLGSQVQGLLGGVVSGQPDSLNNLYQAGVTFSNDGHLEILSYGLGSGPSGEKRLSDAINNNISQLGQLFAGSNGLATTLDGVLTTYTESNGAIDQRQTSLNDTLANISTQRDDLTQRMADLEQTLREKFNGLDQVVAQYKSTGDYLTSALKSLPSVSSSG; encoded by the coding sequence ATGACTACGATCACCAACGCAGGTATAGGCTCGGGCCTTAACCTGGAAAGTATCATCCAAGTCTACGTCAATGCGGAACAGGCGCCCCAGGAGGCCATCCTTAACAACAAGGAGGCTGATACCAATACCGAATTGTCCGGCATCGGTAAACTGAAGTCCGCCTTGGCCAGCTTCCAGGCGACGGTGAAGAAGCTCGCCGACCTCAAGTCTTTCGACCAGTCTTCCGTCAATATCAGCGGCCCTGACACCGGTGCTTTCTCGGTCACGACCAGCAATGCCAGCAACGGCAGCTTCCAGGTAGAGGTTCAGCAGTTGGCCCAGGGGAGCCGATTGGACTCCACCAATTTCGCCAGTTCCTCCACCACCTTCGGTACCGGCGGTACTCTGAGTTTCGCTGTGGGCAGCAACAGTGTCGATGTGGCGGTCACGTCGACCGACACCCTGGCCGACATCCGCGACAAGATCAATTCCGCGACAGGCAGCATCGGGGTCACTGCCAACATCATCAACAGCGATGCTGGCTCTCAGCTGGTACTGTCCTCTGCCACCACCGGCAGTGCCAATCAATTGACGGTGACCTCCAGTGGCGACGCCAGTTTGGCGGATCTGTCCACCAACCTGACGACGGCACAGGCTGCCCAGAACGGTCAGATCACCGTCAATGGCGCTGTGATCACCAACTCCACCAATACCTACGAGAATGCCATCCAGGGCGTCACCATTACGGCTACCAAGCAGACTACCGGTGCCAATACCCTGGATATCAGCCGCGACACCGGCGCCGTGACCGATCTGGTCAAGGAATTCGTCGACGGCTACAACAGCCTCAAGGACACCCTCAATAGCGTTGGTGATCCGAAGAACGGTGAGCTGGCTTTCGACCCCCTGGTTCGCCAGTTGGGCTCCCAGGTGCAGGGGCTGCTGGGGGGCGTTGTCAGCGGCCAGCCCGACAGCCTGAACAACCTCTACCAGGCCGGTGTCACTTTTAGTAACGATGGCCACCTGGAGATCCTCTCCTATGGTCTTGGCAGCGGCCCCTCCGGGGAAAAGCGCCTGAGCGACGCCATCAACAACAACATCTCCCAACTTGGCCAGCTTTTTGCAGGTTCGAATGGTCTTGCCACGACGCTTGACGGCGTGTTGACTACCTATACTGAATCCAATGGCGCTATTGACCAGCGGCAGACGTCCTTGAACGACACCCTGGCCAACATCAGCACACAGCGCGATGACTTGACTCAACGGATGGCTGACCTTGAGCAGACCCTGAGAGAGAAGTTCAACGGCCTGGATCAGGTAGTGGCCCAATACAAGTCAACCGGGGACTATTTGACCAGCGCGCTCAAGTCCTTACCGTCGGTGTCCAGCAGCGGTTAA
- a CDS encoding flagellar protein FliT translates to MAAFDALHSEICTLETLLSASFQGEQWQQHSELLAKRQSLLEQLHQAALTEDRVTDFRVLAERLLAADEAIEQALRQAKDAVEVQLQRQSRSSKAIKKYMKNLTQFR, encoded by the coding sequence ATGGCGGCTTTCGACGCCCTGCATTCCGAGATCTGCACCCTGGAAACGCTGTTGTCAGCCAGTTTCCAGGGTGAGCAGTGGCAGCAGCATTCCGAGCTGCTGGCAAAAAGACAATCACTTCTAGAACAGCTTCACCAGGCGGCACTGACTGAAGACCGCGTGACGGATTTCCGCGTCTTGGCCGAGCGCTTGCTGGCTGCCGATGAGGCCATAGAGCAGGCTCTGAGGCAGGCGAAAGACGCCGTCGAGGTCCAACTGCAAAGGCAGAGCCGCAGTTCCAAGGCGATCAAGAAGTACATGAAAAATCTGACGCAGTTTAGATGA
- a CDS encoding flagellar protein FlaG yields MTNLTSITPVAPQDTPKAPALSGDGLPVQPQLQPQTKDKGNAQAQANPSQKDQGKTVSEAVQTLADFVNFRNYNLNFSVDESSGAMVVKVIDSETKDVIRQIPAEEVLKTAEKIKELQDELGQKIGIFLDKKA; encoded by the coding sequence ATGACCAATCTCACTAGCATCACGCCGGTCGCCCCACAGGATACCCCCAAGGCTCCGGCGCTTTCAGGCGATGGCCTGCCGGTTCAGCCGCAGCTGCAACCGCAGACGAAGGACAAGGGCAACGCCCAGGCGCAAGCTAACCCGTCACAAAAGGATCAGGGGAAGACTGTGTCCGAAGCGGTGCAAACCCTTGCCGATTTCGTGAACTTCCGTAACTACAACTTGAACTTCTCAGTGGATGAATCCTCGGGAGCCATGGTTGTCAAAGTGATTGACTCCGAGACCAAGGATGTCATTCGCCAGATCCCGGCCGAGGAAGTCCTGAAAACCGCAGAGAAGATCAAGGAACTGCAAGACGAGTTAGGCCAGAAGATCGGCATATTTCTTGATAAGAAGGCCTGA
- the flgJ gene encoding flagellar assembly peptidoglycan hydrolase FlgJ, which produces MNGPGLFTDIAGLDKLRQGAQKNDDKALMETAKQFESIFVRQLLKSMREANAVFEKDSPFNSSTMSFYRDMQDQQLALQLSSEGGLGLAKLIAKQLKPDGKTLMPASAIGVSRHVETPAAPADASKAGDAAAAKTQSPEASSADTTAADAKGAPARLNFDSPTAFVSSLLPYARQAASALGVSPAVLVAQAALETGWGQKILKGSDGKSSLNLFNIKASDDWQGAKVQASTLEYDGGQPKRETAQFKAYPDLAASFSDYAKLLKASPRYQDALKWAKEPARFLQELQGAGYATDPQYARKILQVLQHPALSEGSR; this is translated from the coding sequence ATGAACGGGCCTGGGCTCTTTACCGACATAGCGGGGCTGGACAAGCTGCGCCAGGGCGCCCAGAAGAACGACGACAAGGCGCTGATGGAGACGGCCAAGCAGTTCGAGTCCATCTTCGTGCGCCAACTGCTCAAAAGCATGCGTGAGGCCAACGCCGTCTTCGAGAAAGACAGCCCCTTCAATTCCTCCACCATGTCCTTCTACCGCGACATGCAGGACCAGCAGCTGGCCCTGCAGCTGTCCTCCGAAGGTGGCCTGGGCCTGGCGAAACTCATCGCCAAGCAGCTCAAGCCCGACGGCAAGACCCTGATGCCGGCCTCGGCCATAGGGGTCAGTCGCCATGTGGAAACGCCGGCGGCACCGGCCGATGCAAGCAAGGCCGGCGATGCCGCAGCGGCCAAGACCCAGTCCCCGGAAGCCAGCAGCGCCGACACTACGGCGGCGGACGCCAAGGGCGCGCCGGCGCGTCTGAATTTTGACAGCCCCACCGCTTTTGTCAGCAGCCTGCTGCCTTATGCCCGGCAAGCGGCCTCCGCCCTGGGGGTCAGCCCGGCCGTGCTGGTGGCCCAGGCGGCCCTGGAGACCGGCTGGGGCCAGAAGATCCTCAAGGGCAGCGACGGCAAGAGCAGCCTTAACCTCTTCAACATCAAGGCCAGCGACGACTGGCAGGGCGCCAAGGTCCAGGCCAGCACCCTGGAATACGACGGTGGCCAACCCAAGCGTGAGACCGCGCAGTTCAAGGCCTATCCGGACCTGGCCGCCAGCTTCAGCGACTACGCCAAGCTGCTGAAGGCCTCGCCCCGTTACCAAGATGCCCTCAAGTGGGCCAAAGAACCGGCACGCTTCCTGCAAGAGCTGCAGGGTGCGGGTTATGCCACGGATCCCCAGTACGCCAGGAAGATCCTCCAGGTACTCCAACACCCCGCGCTGAGTGAAGGAAGCCGGTAA